The following proteins are encoded in a genomic region of Papaver somniferum cultivar HN1 unplaced genomic scaffold, ASM357369v1 unplaced-scaffold_10, whole genome shotgun sequence:
- the LOC113326253 gene encoding LOB domain-containing protein 29-like: MTGFGSPCGACKFLRRKCVRGCVFAPYFSHEQGATHFAAIHKVFGASNVSKLLSHLPLGDRCEAAVTISYEAQARIQDPVYGCVSHIFALQQQVVSLQQQITTLRAQQAAQGFINGGNITTSTNDHIHPHDNHNKLFYGDFPPTYPQDIEALYMQLNESKILSEQLHQNNTSMNDSNSTATTDDENILYYENGVVNMENSLPESFTPPEETVHQFMTSASFDEQYSSDEHHQQAAMASQYLDDMQINARKWTFQDTNQVDLQSMAFAYFQHS, translated from the exons ATGACAGGGTTCGGTTCTCCATGTGGAGCTTGCAaatttttgagaagaaaatgtGTAAGGggttgtgtttttgctccttaCTTTAGTCATGAACAAGGAGCTACACATTTCGCTGCAATTCACAAAGTTTTCGGCGCAAGCAATGTTTCCAAGCTTCTCTCTCATCTTCCGCTGGGTGACCGCTGTGAAGCTGCAGTTACTATTTCATATGAAGCTCAAGCTAGAATCCAAGATCCTGTATATGGATGTGTTTCTCACATCTTTGCCCTCCAACaacag GTTGTGAGCTTGCAACAACAAATAACGACACTTAGAGCACAACAAGCAGCTCAAGGTTTCATTAATGGAGGAAACATTACTACTTCAACAAATGATCATATTCATCCACACGACAATCACAACAAATTGTTCTACGGAGATTTTCCACCTACATATCCACAAGATATCGAAGCTTTATATATGCAGTTAAACGAGTCGAAGATATTATCAGAACAGTTACATCAAAACAATACTTCCATGAATGATAGTAATAGTACTGCTACCACTGATGATGAAAACATTTTATATTATGAAAATGGAGTAGTGAATATGGAAAATTCACTACCTGAATCTTTTACACCACCTGAAGAAACTGTTCATCAGTTTATGACTAGTGCAAGTTTTGATGAGCAATACTCATCCGATgaacatcatcaacaagcagCAATGGCTTCTCAATATCTTGATGACATGCAAATAAATGCTAGGAAGTGGACATTCCAAGACACTAATCAAGTGGACCTTCAATCGATGGCTTTTGCTTATTTCCAACACTCATAA
- the LOC113326254 gene encoding cytochrome P450 76A2-like — MLAPFSLVSGVAILLVFLVFLSKICQPYMFRSANDNRLPPGPPGLPILGNILDVGPKPHINLALLKQKYGPLIWLRLGTINTLVISSAESASEMFRKHDQSFCNRHLNETMIREDDSHKGTIALSDYGPYWRMMRRLCATQLFCKKRIIDTTPIRRNCVDQLIEWIFDEAKSNPGIHIEITRFVFAAIFNLSGNLVLSKDDLADPKSTITNNFFNLTTEIMEIIAKPNVSDYFPLLSWLDLQDLRKKMNNINLNFLVTLRMVLSRSASGQG, encoded by the coding sequence ATGTTAGCTCCGTTTAGCCTTGTATCTGGGGTTGCAATCCTGCTGGTATTCCTTGTCTTCCTTTCCAAAATATGTCAACCTTATATGTTCAGATCAGCTAACGACAACCGGCTGCCGCCTGGTCCTCCTGGTTTGCCGATACTTGGCAACATACTCGACGTGGGTCCTAAACCACACATAAATTTAGCTCTTCTTAAACAAAAATACGGGCCGTTAATTTGGCTGCGTTTAGGTACCATCAACACTCTAGTCATATCTTCGGCAGAATCCGCATCAGAAATGTTTAGAAAACATGATCAATCTTTCTGCAACCGCCACTTAAATGAGACGATGATTCGAGAAGACGACTCCCACAAGGGAACCATAGCACTTAGCGATTATGGTCCATATTGGCGCATGATGAGACGGCTATGTGCGACCCAGCTATTCTGCAAGAAGCGCATAATTGACACAACACCCATACGGAGGAACTGTGTTGACCAGTTGATCGAGTGGATATTCGATGAAGCCAAATCTAATCCGGGAATACATATTGAGATCACGCGATTTGTTTTTGCAGCAATCTTCAACTTGAGTGGAAACCTCGTActctctaaagatgatcttgcgGATCCTAAGTCAACCATTACAAATAATTTCTTCAACTTAACTACTGAAATCATGGAAATCATAGCCAAACCAAACGTTTCTGATTATTTTCCCCTCCTAAGTTGGTTAGACCTGCAAGATTtaagaaagaagatgaataatataAATTTAAACTTCTTGGTGACCTTACGAATGGTTTTGTCGAGGAGCGCTTCAGGACAAGGATGA